The Metabacillus sediminilitoris genome window below encodes:
- a CDS encoding IDEAL domain-containing protein, with protein sequence MKNKKSSYTEIMKSRNTMKNVPSEHPVLDMYIQMIIDEALFIRNKALLEERIDDALDTKNRSLFMSLSKEYKVLRKLG encoded by the coding sequence ATGAAAAATAAAAAATCTTCTTACACTGAGATCATGAAGTCCCGAAACACAATGAAAAACGTTCCATCTGAGCATCCTGTATTAGACATGTATATTCAAATGATTATTGATGAGGCGCTGTTTATCAGGAACAAAGCATTGCTTGAAGAACGCATTGATGATGCACTTGACACAAAGAACAGATCATTATTTATGAGTTTATCAAAAGAATACAAGGTTTTACGTAAATTAGGATAA
- a CDS encoding competence protein ComK, giving the protein MNSIKNYVDNYIINRFTMAILPDSSNMYSQILEYEDDLIVQKRPIEIIDDSCRYFGSSYVGRKEGTKDLIRVTHKSPIVIDPANSIYFFPTTSSTRPNCIWVSHDYVKEYSRAEHDNTMITFKNGKQITIPISQGSFEKQLFRTSYLSTIISSRIEQEQRKLNMLLFPNGEKEVNTLYDHIIREITRKL; this is encoded by the coding sequence TTGAACTCAATTAAGAATTATGTCGACAACTACATTATCAATCGTTTTACAATGGCTATCTTACCCGATTCTAGTAATATGTATTCTCAAATCCTTGAATATGAAGATGATCTGATTGTACAAAAGCGTCCAATAGAGATCATTGATGATAGTTGCCGATATTTTGGAAGCAGCTATGTAGGGAGAAAAGAAGGGACTAAAGACCTTATACGTGTCACCCATAAATCACCAATTGTGATTGACCCAGCAAATTCAATTTATTTTTTCCCCACTACATCCTCGACAAGACCTAATTGTATTTGGGTTTCACATGACTATGTTAAAGAATATTCAAGAGCAGAACATGATAACACAATGATCACATTTAAAAATGGTAAACAAATCACGATTCCTATTTCACAAGGTTCTTTTGAAAAACAGCTTTTTCGAACTTCGTATCTTTCAACGATTATTTCTTCACGAATTGAACAAGAGCAACGAAAATTAAACATGCTTCTCTTTCCGAATGGTGAGAAAGAGGTTAATACACTCTATGATCATATCATTAGGGAAATTACTCGCAAATTATAA
- a CDS encoding TVP38/TMEM64 family protein, whose translation MNPETLQEFFTLEHLMQLFESYRSLGPFFAILLPLIESFLPFLPLVVFIVANVNSFGLWLGFFLSWIGACSGAIIVFIIMRKLGKWRFFRRLQEKKAIKKLLTWIERRGFSPLFLILCFPFTPSAAINVVAGMSRINVWQFILAVLSGKFVMIFMVSFIGQDIQALFTQPIRSIIVGLVIFLLWIVGKQVEKRLNMSSTVKNRGR comes from the coding sequence ATGAACCCGGAGACACTACAGGAATTTTTTACTTTAGAGCATTTAATGCAGTTATTTGAATCGTACCGTTCGCTAGGTCCTTTTTTTGCCATCTTATTACCATTGATAGAATCATTTCTCCCATTTTTGCCACTTGTTGTATTCATTGTCGCGAATGTAAATTCCTTCGGACTTTGGCTGGGATTTTTTTTATCTTGGATTGGGGCTTGTTCAGGTGCTATTATTGTATTTATCATTATGAGAAAGTTAGGGAAGTGGAGATTTTTTAGACGTTTGCAAGAGAAAAAGGCAATAAAAAAGTTATTAACTTGGATTGAGCGCAGAGGGTTTAGCCCGTTATTTCTCATTTTATGTTTTCCATTTACACCTTCCGCTGCGATTAATGTTGTTGCCGGGATGTCGAGAATAAATGTTTGGCAATTTATCTTAGCGGTCTTATCAGGTAAGTTTGTTATGATTTTTATGGTTAGTTTTATTGGTCAAGATATACAAGCTCTATTCACACAACCGATTAGATCCATTATTGTCGGACTTGTCATCTTTTTATTATGGATTGTTGGCAAACAAGTTGAAAAACGTTTAAATATGTCATCAACTGTAAAAAATAGAGGTCGCTAA
- a CDS encoding general stress protein: MDNQITKNVVGVYDTEQEAILAIEDLQKQGYNSEDISVISKNRDDVDAITDETGTKAGEGAATGAVAGGTLGGIGGLLAGVSALAIPGVGPIVAMGPIGAALTGIVAGAGIGGLSGALIGMGIPEDEAKMYDESVRDGKILVLVENRGDFVKDRGQNISREIDSTPINGSNIRPKDADMYEDRDVSLNNPDNRVNTGTSIDRKW, from the coding sequence ATGGACAACCAAATTACTAAAAACGTTGTGGGAGTATATGATACAGAACAAGAAGCGATTTTAGCTATAGAGGATCTGCAAAAACAAGGTTACAATTCAGAGGACATCTCCGTCATTAGTAAAAATCGAGATGATGTCGATGCGATTACAGATGAGACAGGTACAAAGGCTGGTGAGGGTGCAGCAACTGGTGCAGTAGCAGGCGGTACACTTGGAGGCATAGGCGGATTATTGGCTGGAGTTTCGGCTCTTGCTATTCCTGGTGTCGGACCGATTGTAGCAATGGGACCAATTGGTGCAGCCTTAACAGGAATTGTCGCTGGAGCTGGAATTGGCGGGTTATCCGGAGCTCTAATCGGCATGGGAATTCCAGAGGATGAAGCAAAAATGTACGATGAATCTGTAAGAGATGGTAAGATCCTAGTACTTGTTGAAAATAGAGGTGACTTTGTAAAGGATAGAGGACAAAATATTTCACGAGAAATAGATTCAACTCCAATTAACGGAAGCAACATTCGTCCAAAGGATGCCGATATGTATGAGGATCGTGATGTTTCCCTAAATAATCCTGATAATCGAGTGAATACAGGGACAAGCATAGATAGGAAATGGTAA